The window CATCTACGTGCATATTGGCATTTTTCCTGTCAAACCCCGCATTGAGGGTTAGAATTCTCGCTCGTCAAAATCGATGGCAACACTGCAACTTTGGCAGTTGCACGCCAATGGTGCTCAAACAGTTATGCCCTGGGCAGCACCTGTGGATAAGCCTATCCGAGCCGACAGTTGCAATGGCAAATAGACGAAATAAGGCACCACAGGGGCTCTATGGTACCTGTCATTTATGAGCGGGATTTGCGGGCGCTGTGCTTAAGGCCTAGGTTCCGCAGAAGGTTTGATAACTGCGGTCGCCATCGGCGGGCGGGTCTTGGTAATTGGGGGTAGTCGGTAAATCCTGATAGGGGCGGCGCAATACTTTCAGCCAACTTTTCGCAGCATCCGGTGAGCCATTTTTAATGCACTCGTCGATAACCGCTTCCATATGGTGATTGCGAGGAATAACTACCGGGTTGTGGCGGCGCATGCCTTCCGCCACCACTTCTCGTGGACGCCCCTGCTGTTCAATGCGGGCTGACCAGGCTTGGTACCATTCCGGCCACTGACTTGCACAACGATCCTCATGTTGAGGGTCAATTAGCGAGCGGGTGAGTGAGTCGAAGCTGTTGGTGTAGTCCAGCCCCTGTTTGCGCAATAGCTGGAGAAAATCCTCGCACAGTGCTTTGTCGCTGTCGCCCTGTAGCCGGACGCCGGTTTTGCTGGCCAGCATGTGGTGATAGCGCTGCTCGAAATTCTGCGGAAACTCCCCGAGAAGGCTCTCTCCTATGGCGGTAGCCTGCTTTGAATCCTGGTCCAGCAATGGCAAGAAGCATTCGGTTAAGCGCGCCATATTCCAGTGAGCGATTGATGGTTGGTGGCCAAATCTATACCGGCCCATGGCATCGATTGAACTGAACACGGTATTCGGATTATACGTGCTGATCATCGCGCAGGGGCCGTAGTCGATGGTCTCACCAGAAATGGTGGTGTTGTCCGTGTTCATGACGCCATGCACGAAGCCAACTCGCAGCCATTCGCACACCAGCTCTACTTGCCGGCTGAACACCGCGCGCAAAAAGCCGCTGTATTTTTCCGGCCCTTCGCTGCTGGCCAACTCGGGGAAATGACGCGAGATCGCATAGTCGCACAAGCGCTCGATGGCATCTTTGTTACCTTGGGCATAAAAGTACTCGAATGTCCCCACCCGTAAATGGCTCGCAGCCACCCGGCACACCACGGCGCCAGGGACGGCATCGCCCCGGTAGACCTCA of the Teredinibacter turnerae T7901 genome contains:
- a CDS encoding protein adenylyltransferase SelO; the encoded protein is MQISNSYLQLGDDFYLPSTPRQPSNPQLFLWNQGLAESLGVADFLAQEQEDPAGFFSGGRLLPNSKPVALAYAGHQFGHFNPRLGDGRAHLLGELRGDTDMVFDVQLKGSGATPFSRGGDGLCGLGPAVREFIMSEAMAALGVPTSRTLAVVTTGDEVYRGDAVPGAVVCRVAASHLRVGTFEYFYAQGNKDAIERLCDYAISRHFPELASSEGPEKYSGFLRAVFSRQVELVCEWLRVGFVHGVMNTDNTTISGETIDYGPCAMISTYNPNTVFSSIDAMGRYRFGHQPSIAHWNMARLTECFLPLLDQDSKQATAIGESLLGEFPQNFEQRYHHMLASKTGVRLQGDSDKALCEDFLQLLRKQGLDYTNSFDSLTRSLIDPQHEDRCASQWPEWYQAWSARIEQQGRPREVVAEGMRRHNPVVIPRNHHMEAVIDECIKNGSPDAAKSWLKVLRRPYQDLPTTPNYQDPPADGDRSYQTFCGT